From one Haloferax marinisediminis genomic stretch:
- a CDS encoding DUF2110 family protein, translating into MVVLATKCYIDGEARERALDSLTSLVANDIGGLDVDYDIGVRDDGFISVTISGDDETVARNVLREEWGEVTPHLTAGETYVGTLEHWDDDGFVLDAGQEIRIPTEELGLGRGSAVQIRDRFGLVQHMPISFVYGGDDEPSRLADDTVDTLYDWTRGSGRVNVNSATRGEVRATVNRAGHANDIVTVERLGLLEQSIICKDQTDPPGLLASIGSYLPSELKAVIGQ; encoded by the coding sequence ATGGTCGTACTCGCAACAAAGTGCTACATCGACGGCGAGGCCCGTGAACGCGCACTCGACAGTCTCACGTCGCTCGTCGCCAACGACATCGGTGGCCTCGACGTCGACTACGACATCGGCGTCCGCGACGACGGCTTTATCTCGGTGACCATCTCGGGTGACGACGAAACCGTCGCACGGAACGTCCTCCGCGAGGAGTGGGGCGAGGTCACGCCGCACCTCACCGCCGGTGAGACGTACGTCGGAACGCTCGAACACTGGGACGACGACGGCTTCGTCCTCGACGCCGGACAGGAGATTCGCATCCCGACCGAAGAACTCGGCCTCGGCCGCGGGTCTGCAGTCCAGATTCGTGACCGGTTCGGTCTCGTCCAGCACATGCCGATTTCTTTCGTCTACGGCGGTGACGACGAGCCATCTCGGTTGGCCGACGACACCGTCGACACACTCTACGACTGGACTCGCGGAAGCGGCCGCGTCAACGTCAACAGTGCGACTCGCGGTGAGGTTCGCGCGACGGTGAACCGCGCCGGACACGCGAACGACATCGTGACCGTCGAACGACTCGGTCTCCTCGAACAGAGTATCATCTGCAAAGACCAGACCGACCCGCCGGGGCTCCTCGCGAGCATCGGCTCGTATCTGCCGTCGGAACTCAAGGCCGTCATCGGACAGTAA
- a CDS encoding transcription factor, with translation MAFEELLNDPVIQKYLHELVGPTGMPVAAAPPDGEVTDEELAEELGLELNDVRRALFILYENDLASYRRVRDEDSGWLTYLWTFHYENIPENLEEEMYRLLEALEERLDYERNHEFYLSEPAGIRFEFSEAMELGFQCPETGAPLEPMDNADLVDAMERRIEELRDELNVEVTGTN, from the coding sequence ATGGCTTTTGAGGAGTTACTGAACGACCCTGTTATCCAGAAGTACCTCCACGAGTTGGTTGGGCCAACGGGGATGCCAGTCGCAGCGGCACCCCCAGATGGTGAGGTCACCGACGAAGAACTCGCCGAAGAGCTCGGCTTAGAGCTCAACGACGTTCGTCGCGCCCTCTTCATCCTCTACGAGAACGACCTCGCGTCGTATCGTCGCGTCCGCGACGAAGACTCTGGATGGCTCACCTACCTCTGGACGTTCCACTACGAGAATATCCCGGAAAACCTCGAAGAAGAGATGTACCGACTTCTGGAGGCGCTCGAAGAGCGTCTCGACTACGAACGCAACCACGAGTTCTATCTCTCTGAACCCGCCGGTATCCGCTTCGAGTTCTCCGAAGCGATGGAACTGGGCTTCCAGTGTCCCGAGACCGGCGCACCACTCGAACCGATGGACAACGCCGACCTCGTCGACGCGATGGAACGGCGCATCGAAGAGCTTCGAGACGAACTGAACGTCGAAGTGACGGGTACGAACTAA
- a CDS encoding tRNA (cytidine(56)-2'-O)-methyltransferase, giving the protein MQDEPEVAVLRYGHRPGRDDRMTTHVGLTARALGADRVIFPDNAGQSLETVEDITGRFGGPFTVELTEGLNGIIRNWEGKIVHLTMYGERVQDVEADIREAHAEEPLLVVVGGEKVPFEVYDEADWNVGVTNQPHSEVAGLAVFLDRLFDGRELDREWEDAENTVIPMATGKKVVPADEE; this is encoded by the coding sequence ATGCAAGACGAACCCGAAGTCGCCGTCCTTCGGTACGGGCACCGACCGGGACGAGACGACCGGATGACGACACACGTCGGCCTGACGGCCCGAGCGCTCGGCGCCGACCGAGTCATCTTCCCCGACAACGCGGGGCAGTCGCTAGAGACAGTCGAAGACATCACAGGCCGGTTCGGCGGCCCGTTTACGGTCGAACTCACCGAAGGCCTCAACGGCATCATCCGCAACTGGGAGGGCAAAATCGTCCACCTCACGATGTACGGCGAGCGCGTCCAGGACGTCGAAGCCGACATCCGCGAGGCACACGCCGAAGAGCCACTCCTCGTCGTCGTGGGTGGCGAGAAAGTTCCCTTCGAAGTGTACGACGAAGCCGACTGGAACGTCGGTGTCACGAACCAACCACACTCGGAAGTCGCTGGTCTCGCGGTGTTCCTGGACCGCCTGTTCGACGGCCGCGAACTGGACCGTGAGTGGGAAGACGCCGAGAATACCGTCATCCCGATGGCGACGGGGAAGAAGGTCGTGCCGGCCGACGAGGAGTGA
- a CDS encoding SDR family oxidoreductase, producing MSHRPEADAGVDGVDLSGRTALVTGSTSGIGRETALALGRLGATVFVHGRDRDAGRQVASAIDDAGGDAVFFRADLADVDTVHHLADEIRDRTDRLDILVNNAGAHFSAGHLTSDGVEQTFAVNHLAPFVLTHDLHELLPNDGRVVTVSSGVHHRADGTFDVTTVDDYDGLDAYARSKLANILFTVGLARRLDGPTANCCHPGLVPSSHLWREASLPVRLGVGLLAFLPQRLVGGFAETPATGAATSVYLSASPAVEGISGQYFSECAPADPSATAADDTLARELWDLSEELTGISWS from the coding sequence ATGAGTCACAGACCGGAGGCTGACGCCGGCGTCGACGGCGTCGACCTCTCGGGGCGAACTGCACTCGTCACCGGGTCCACCTCGGGTATCGGTCGTGAGACGGCACTCGCACTGGGGAGACTCGGCGCGACCGTCTTCGTCCACGGGCGCGACCGAGACGCTGGCCGACAGGTCGCGTCAGCCATCGACGATGCAGGCGGTGACGCCGTCTTCTTCCGCGCCGACCTCGCGGACGTCGACACTGTCCATCACCTCGCCGACGAGATTCGAGACCGAACCGACCGTCTCGATATCCTCGTGAACAACGCCGGCGCACACTTCTCTGCGGGGCACCTGACCTCCGACGGGGTCGAACAGACGTTCGCCGTCAACCACCTCGCGCCGTTCGTCCTCACCCACGACCTCCACGAGTTGTTGCCGAACGATGGTCGTGTCGTCACGGTCTCTTCCGGCGTACATCACCGCGCCGACGGAACGTTCGACGTGACGACGGTGGACGACTACGATGGCCTCGACGCGTACGCCCGGTCGAAACTTGCGAACATCCTCTTCACCGTTGGACTCGCGCGCCGACTCGATGGACCGACGGCGAACTGCTGTCACCCCGGTCTCGTCCCGTCGAGTCACCTCTGGCGTGAGGCATCGCTTCCCGTCCGTCTCGGGGTGGGACTGCTCGCATTCTTGCCCCAGCGACTCGTCGGCGGGTTCGCAGAGACGCCCGCGACTGGCGCGGCGACGTCCGTCTACCTCTCGGCGTCACCTGCGGTCGAAGGCATCTCTGGACAGTACTTCTCCGAGTGCGCCCCCGCGGACCCATCGGCCACTGCGGCAGACGACACACTCGCCCGAGAGCTGTGGGACCTGAGTGAGGAACTGACGGGAATCTCGTGGTCGTGA
- a CDS encoding NAD-dependent epimerase/dehydratase family protein: MSLALSDKRVLVTGGAGLVGSHIAAHLADDNDVVVADDLSKGTRERVPDGVEFVQADMTDPDDVATVVTEDVDIVFHFAAYTDTNYHNPRQLFEENTEMTYNVLERMQEVGVTNIAFTSSSTVYGEAPRPTPEDYAPLEPISIYGSSKLADEGLLSTFAHSYDFTVYMYRFANIVGPKQRGNVIPDFIEKLLEDPETLEILGNGRQEKSYLHVEDCVEAMCHVVENAERDYNVYNLGTRTTTSVTTIANIVADVMGLDPEYEYTGGDRGWTGDVPKMRLSVEKLSALGWEPDGSSDDAVRRAAEELYEELA; this comes from the coding sequence ATGTCGTTAGCACTCTCTGACAAGCGCGTCCTCGTGACCGGAGGCGCTGGTCTCGTCGGTTCTCATATCGCTGCCCACCTCGCGGACGACAACGACGTCGTCGTCGCGGACGACCTGTCGAAAGGCACTCGTGAGCGCGTCCCCGACGGCGTCGAGTTCGTCCAGGCCGACATGACGGACCCCGACGATGTGGCCACCGTCGTCACCGAAGATGTCGACATCGTCTTCCACTTCGCGGCCTACACGGACACGAACTACCACAACCCGCGGCAGTTGTTCGAAGAGAACACCGAGATGACGTACAACGTCCTCGAACGCATGCAGGAAGTCGGCGTGACCAACATCGCCTTCACGTCGTCGTCGACGGTCTACGGCGAGGCACCGCGTCCAACGCCGGAAGATTACGCCCCGCTCGAACCCATCAGCATCTACGGCTCTTCGAAACTCGCCGACGAGGGTCTCCTCTCGACGTTCGCACACTCGTACGACTTCACGGTCTACATGTACCGCTTCGCCAACATCGTCGGCCCGAAACAGCGTGGGAACGTCATTCCGGACTTCATCGAGAAACTGCTGGAAGACCCCGAGACGCTCGAAATCCTCGGTAACGGTCGACAGGAGAAGTCCTACCTCCACGTCGAAGACTGCGTCGAGGCGATGTGCCACGTCGTCGAGAACGCCGAACGCGACTACAACGTCTACAACCTCGGCACGCGGACGACTACCTCGGTGACGACCATCGCGAACATCGTCGCCGACGTGATGGGACTGGACCCCGAGTACGAGTACACCGGTGGTGACCGCGGATGGACTGGCGACGTGCCGAAGATGCGCCTCTCCGTCGAGAAACTCTCCGCACTCGGCTGGGAACCTGACGGGTCGAGCGACGACGCCGTCCGCCGCGCCGCCGAAGAACTCTACGAAGAACTGGCCTAA
- a CDS encoding BsuPI-related putative proteinase inhibitor: MDDTLDATLTVAPVADGVSLTLTVENQGQASLDLSFANGQRAEFVAVDDDGSEVWRWSDGRAFSMALGSETLAPGESVAYEAEWSSPPTGEYEVTGSLAASDADASVTMAVVVPEKE; this comes from the coding sequence ATGGACGACACGCTCGATGCCACGCTGACAGTCGCTCCGGTAGCCGACGGTGTGTCGCTGACGCTGACGGTCGAGAACCAGGGACAGGCTTCGCTCGACCTCTCGTTCGCGAACGGCCAGCGCGCGGAGTTCGTCGCCGTCGACGACGACGGTTCGGAAGTGTGGCGCTGGAGCGACGGGCGGGCGTTTTCGATGGCGCTCGGAAGCGAGACGCTCGCGCCTGGCGAGTCGGTCGCATACGAGGCCGAGTGGTCGTCGCCACCCACCGGCGAGTACGAAGTCACCGGATCTCTGGCAGCCAGCGACGCAGACGCATCCGTGACGATGGCGGTCGTCGTTCCCGAGAAGGAGTGA
- a CDS encoding S8 family peptidase, protein MVYRGGKTRRDVLKAAGAAVATTGLAGMASGKPGVIEVNVGYSDASGKRAALAEANEVVREFNFDAVTVQVNENAIAGLRNRPDVRYVEVNGTMHALAQQLTWGIDRTDSEVAHANGDTGAGADIAILDTGIDSDHPDLQANIGAGKAFVKSRGKYAESWDDDNDHGTHCAGIANAADNSQGVKGVSTEATLHAVKVLDKRGSGSFSDIAAGIEYTADQGWDVGSMSLGASSGSQTVKDACTYADDRGVFLVAAAGNSGPCTDCVGYPAAYSECMAVSSSASDDSLSGFSSTGPEVEIIAPGTDIYSTVPGGYDTFSGTSMATPHVAGAAGQLMANGYTNSEARSRLKNTAEDIGLASNQQGSGLLDTAAALGYDSSDN, encoded by the coding sequence ATGGTATACCGTGGCGGAAAGACACGACGTGACGTACTGAAGGCGGCCGGCGCGGCCGTCGCGACGACCGGCCTCGCTGGAATGGCGTCAGGGAAACCGGGGGTCATCGAGGTCAACGTGGGCTACAGCGACGCAAGCGGCAAGCGCGCGGCGCTGGCCGAGGCGAACGAGGTTGTCCGGGAGTTCAACTTCGATGCGGTAACGGTCCAGGTCAACGAGAACGCGATTGCAGGGCTGCGAAACCGCCCCGACGTGCGCTACGTCGAGGTGAATGGAACGATGCACGCGCTCGCCCAACAGCTCACCTGGGGCATCGACCGCACGGACTCGGAAGTCGCTCACGCGAACGGTGACACCGGGGCGGGGGCCGACATCGCCATCCTCGACACCGGAATCGACTCGGACCACCCCGACCTGCAGGCGAACATCGGCGCAGGCAAGGCGTTCGTCAAGTCGAGGGGGAAATACGCGGAATCGTGGGACGACGACAACGACCACGGTACCCACTGTGCGGGTATCGCCAACGCCGCCGACAACAGTCAGGGCGTCAAGGGCGTCTCGACCGAAGCGACGCTCCACGCGGTGAAAGTGCTCGACAAGCGCGGTTCAGGGAGCTTCTCCGACATCGCCGCTGGAATCGAGTACACCGCCGACCAAGGGTGGGACGTGGGGTCGATGAGTCTCGGTGCCTCGTCAGGGTCGCAGACCGTGAAAGATGCCTGTACGTACGCTGACGACCGTGGCGTCTTCCTCGTCGCCGCGGCAGGCAACTCCGGGCCGTGTACGGACTGTGTGGGGTACCCCGCCGCGTACAGCGAGTGTATGGCGGTGTCCTCCTCGGCGAGCGACGACTCGCTGTCTGGGTTCTCCTCGACGGGGCCCGAGGTCGAAATCATCGCGCCCGGGACGGACATCTACTCCACGGTTCCCGGCGGCTACGACACCTTCTCGGGCACGTCGATGGCGACGCCGCACGTCGCCGGTGCCGCCGGGCAGTTGATGGCCAACGGCTACACGAACAGCGAAGCTCGCTCGCGGCTCAAGAACACGGCAGAGGATATCGGACTCGCGTCGAATCAACAGGGGAGTGGCCTGCTCGACACGGCCGCCGCCCTCGGCTACGATTCGAGCGACAACTGA
- a CDS encoding DUF2797 domain-containing protein, with protein sequence MQVVGYDTGTPALFVSTSDGLDSVDLEPGTELDYRLENRHCAGTIHDDTHLSCLNERAPYCDDHRSTWVCAKCTGTCLKDEMDCYEDHAVYLAAFAPNTFKVGVTRLWRLETRLREQGADRAAHVRTFSDGRVAREYEAELAQTLVDRVRVPTKISGFGRDVDETAWNELLADFDPIDTFEFDYGFDLTDAPLAETIATGTVRGSKGRVLVIDNGGTTYAVDMRNLVGYELERGGTDRNLQSSLGAFG encoded by the coding sequence GTGCAGGTCGTCGGCTACGATACCGGGACGCCCGCCCTCTTTGTCAGTACGAGCGACGGCCTCGATTCGGTCGACCTCGAACCCGGAACCGAACTCGACTATCGACTCGAAAACCGCCACTGCGCCGGCACGATACACGACGACACCCACCTCTCGTGCCTCAACGAGCGTGCGCCCTACTGCGACGACCACCGGAGTACGTGGGTCTGTGCGAAGTGCACGGGGACGTGTCTCAAAGACGAGATGGACTGTTACGAAGACCACGCCGTCTATCTCGCCGCGTTCGCTCCCAACACGTTCAAAGTCGGCGTCACCCGCCTCTGGCGACTCGAAACACGCCTCCGTGAGCAGGGAGCAGACCGTGCGGCACACGTTCGGACCTTCTCTGACGGCCGCGTCGCCCGCGAGTACGAAGCAGAACTCGCACAGACGCTCGTCGACCGGGTCCGCGTGCCGACCAAGATTTCGGGCTTCGGTCGCGACGTAGACGAAACGGCGTGGAACGAACTGCTCGCCGACTTCGACCCCATCGACACGTTCGAGTTCGACTACGGATTCGACCTCACCGACGCACCGCTCGCCGAGACCATCGCGACGGGGACGGTTCGCGGCAGCAAAGGTCGCGTGCTCGTCATCGACAACGGAGGTACAACCTACGCCGTCGATATGCGGAATTTGGTCGGCTATGAACTCGAACGCGGCGGAACGGACCGAAACCTCCAGTCGAGCCTTGGCGCGTTCGGGTGA